The Mycobacteriales bacterium genome segment TCCGGGACCGAGCCGTGGACGTGGCTGAAGCCGAGGCCGGCCAGCCGGCGCAGCTCCGCGATCAGCTCGTCGACCTTGGCGCCGTCGGGGCCCGGGTCGAGCGTGGTGATCACGGTCTTCTCGATCTCGTCGTAGTCGCGCCCGACGGCCTCGCAGTGCCCGCGCAGCACATCCAGCTTGTGCTCCAGGTCCGGGCCGGAGAACAGGTTGCAGGCGTCCGCGTACTGCGCGACCAGGCGGAGGGTCTTCTTCTCACCGCTGCCGCCGATGAGGATCGGCGGGTGCGGCCGGGTCAGGGCCGCGGGCGAGTTCAGCGTGCGCCCGAGCGTGTAATGGGCTCCCGTGTACGGCTTGTCGTCGCCGCTCCACATCTGCAGGCAGATCTGCAACGCCTCCTCCAGCCGCTCGAACCGCTCGGCCCGGGGCGGGAACGACAGGCCGAGACCGTGCGACTCCTCGTCGTTCCAGGCCGCGCCGATGCCGAGCGCGGCCCGGCCCTCGGAGAGCACGTCGAGCGTGGTGACCATCTTGGCCAGCAACCCCGGCTCCCGGTAGACGACCGCGGTCACCCAGGCCAGCAGCTGG includes the following:
- a CDS encoding LLM class F420-dependent oxidoreductase; its protein translation is MKIGLHIADFTYPAGPAGLADDLTRIVVTAEEAGFARVSVMDHLWQIGMIGPPEHDMLEAYTTLGYLAARTEKIQLLAWVTAVVYREPGLLAKMVTTLDVLSEGRAALGIGAAWNDEESHGLGLSFPPRAERFERLEEALQICLQMWSGDDKPYTGAHYTLGRTLNSPAALTRPHPPILIGGSGEKKTLRLVAQYADACNLFSGPDLEHKLDVLRGHCEAVGRDYDEIEKTVITTLDPGPDGAKVDELIAELRRLAGLGFSHVHGSVPDVASITPLTLLGERVIPVVAEL